Proteins from a single region of Urocitellus parryii isolate mUroPar1 chromosome 4, mUroPar1.hap1, whole genome shotgun sequence:
- the Adm gene encoding pro-adrenomedullin isoform X2, with the protein MKLFSVALMFLGSLAFLGADTARLDVASEFRKKWNKWAVSRGKRELRVSSSYPTGIADVKAERVQTLIRPQDVKGASHSPQISPDAARIRVKRYRQSMNNFQGLRSFGCRFGTCTVQKLAHQIYQFTDKDKDGVAPRSKISPQGYGRRRRRSLLEAGQGLTLVSSEPQASASRDSRVHQVLSTLLRI; encoded by the exons ATGAAACTGTTTTCCGTCGCTCTGATGTTCCTGGGCTCACTCGCCTTCCTAGGCGCAGACACTGCTCGGCTCGACGTGGCATCGGAGTTCAGAAAGAA ATGGAATAAGTGGGCTGTAAGTCGAGGAAAGAGGGAACTGCGAGTGTCCAGCAGCTACCCCACCGGGATCGCTGACGTGAAGGCCGAGCGTGTCCAGACTCTCATACGGCCCCAGGACGTGAAGGGCGCTTCTCACAGCCCTCAGATCAG TCCGGACGCTGCCCGCATTCGAGTCAAGCGCTACCGCCAGAGTATGAATAACTTCCAGGGCCTCCGGAGCTTTGGCTGCCGTTTCGGGACCTGCACGGTGCAGAAGCTGGCACACCAGATCTACCAGTTCACAGACAAGGACAAGGACGGTGTCGCCCCCAGAAGCAAGATCAGCCCCCAAGGCTATGGCCGCCGGCGCCGTCGTTCCTTGCTCGAGGCGGGCCAGGGCCTGACTCTGGTGTCTTCTGAGCCACAGGCAAGCGCATCTCGGGACTCCCGGGTGCACCAAGTGCTTTCCACTCTCCTTAGGATTTAG
- the Adm gene encoding pro-adrenomedullin isoform X1 gives MKLFSVALMFLGSLAFLGADTARLDVASEFRKKWNKWAVSRGKRELRVSSSYPTGIADVKAERVQTLIRPQDVKGASHSPQISSPDAARIRVKRYRQSMNNFQGLRSFGCRFGTCTVQKLAHQIYQFTDKDKDGVAPRSKISPQGYGRRRRRSLLEAGQGLTLVSSEPQASASRDSRVHQVLSTLLRI, from the exons ATGAAACTGTTTTCCGTCGCTCTGATGTTCCTGGGCTCACTCGCCTTCCTAGGCGCAGACACTGCTCGGCTCGACGTGGCATCGGAGTTCAGAAAGAA ATGGAATAAGTGGGCTGTAAGTCGAGGAAAGAGGGAACTGCGAGTGTCCAGCAGCTACCCCACCGGGATCGCTGACGTGAAGGCCGAGCGTGTCCAGACTCTCATACGGCCCCAGGACGTGAAGGGCGCTTCTCACAGCCCTCAGATCAG CAGTCCGGACGCTGCCCGCATTCGAGTCAAGCGCTACCGCCAGAGTATGAATAACTTCCAGGGCCTCCGGAGCTTTGGCTGCCGTTTCGGGACCTGCACGGTGCAGAAGCTGGCACACCAGATCTACCAGTTCACAGACAAGGACAAGGACGGTGTCGCCCCCAGAAGCAAGATCAGCCCCCAAGGCTATGGCCGCCGGCGCCGTCGTTCCTTGCTCGAGGCGGGCCAGGGCCTGACTCTGGTGTCTTCTGAGCCACAGGCAAGCGCATCTCGGGACTCCCGGGTGCACCAAGTGCTTTCCACTCTCCTTAGGATTTAG
- the LOC144254394 gene encoding 14-3-3 protein theta, which yields MEKTELIQKAKLAEQAERYDDMATCMKAVTEQGAELSNEERNLLSVAYKNVVGGRRSAWRVISSIEQKTDTSDKKLQLIKDYREKVESELRSICTTVLELLDKYLIANATNPESKVFYLKMKGDYFRYLAEVACGDDRKQTIDNSQGAYQEAFDISKKEMQPTHPIRLGLALNFSVFYYEILNNPELACTLAKTAFDEAIAELDTLNEDSYKDSTLIMQLLRDNLTLWTSDSAGEECDAAEGAEN from the coding sequence ATGGAGAAGACCGAGCTGATCCAGAAGGCCAAGCTGGCCGAGCAGGCCGAGCGCTACGACGACATGGCCACCTGCATGAAGGCCGTGACCGAGCAGGGCGCTGAGCTGTCCAACGAGGAGCGCAACCTGCTCTCGGTGGCCTACAAGAACGTGGTCGGGGGCCGCCGGTCCGCCTGGAGGGTCATCTCGAGCATCGAGCAGAAGACCGACACCTCCGACAAGAAGTTGCAGCTGATTAAGGACTATCGGGAGAAAGTGGAGTCGGAGCTGAGGTCCATCTGCACCACGGTCCTGGAATTGTTGGATAAGTATTTAATAGCCAATGCAACTAATCCAGAGAGTAAGGTCTTCTATCTGAAAATGAAAGGAGATTACTTCCGGTACCTTGCTGAAGTTGCCTGTGGTGATGATCGGAAACAAACGATAGATAATTCCCAAGGAGCTTACCAAGAGGCATTTGATATAAGCAAGAAAGAGATGCAACCCACACATCCAATCCGCCTGGGGCTGGCTcttaacttttctgtattttactatGAGATCCTTAATAACCCAGAGCTTGCCTGCACACTGGCTAAAACGGCTTTTGATGAGGCCATCGCAGAACTTGATACACTGAATGAAGACTCATATAAGGACAGCACCCTCATCATGCAGTTGCTTAGAGACAACTTAACATTATGGACATCAGACAGTGCAGGAGAAGAATGTGATGCAGCAGAAGGGGCTGAAAACTAA